A single window of Bacteroidales bacterium DNA harbors:
- a CDS encoding HYR domain-containing protein, whose protein sequence is MSDYIWIGPNDFTSTLQNPIIDNVTIAAAGTYTLTVTDIYGCMASSETIVTIYPTPTADSPDDQAFCFGETTPVIPLTGTPEGVVFDISGGTSIGLPNQTGVTEIPSFIALTGTATITITPHANGCTGSPVTFIIQVFPLPNVIAIPSSQTICSGAYTNINLTSNVPNTTFSWIIFSITPPGSIAGALDDDGNQIIQQLFNNITSNAVVIYKVYPHANNCTGIPVNVTITVKPPHTLIINDPDPVCTPSTVDLTDPSITEGSSPNLIFTYWLDAAATMPLPNPSSVSTSGTYYIKGLDPSTNCYTIKPVVVIINSSPTLVINNPEPECIPATVDITDESITEGSTPGLIFTYWYDAEATVPYPTPETAENGTYYIKGTTDLGCYDIQPVVVTIYSDLGIPVFELGEFSTACSGSEPIIYSATAENAITLTYSLDPTSLAAGNTINPNTGEVTFASGYTGTILITATATGCGPNTTAIHSVTVLPSPTVSLVASPTTICEGESTTLTATNSGGIIMDSYSGTSGNVNLNIPNNSNTQYANSIITLTGSMGATLAPSDILIITLNITHQYDADLDIFLIDPTFTRAMLLSSDNGNDGNDYRNTVLRTDATNVIGTAGNNTAPFTGTYRPEGTITTVPDRTGAANFGNYNLVVPANALNGAPIDGNWTLRVFDDATHWWWIQNTGSLDNWSIEIIKPIGSGYTTEISGPPIIGDVIYSGANSTTATAVVTPPVGTHIYTAITLDGNHCEGISNQVTIVVNPLPQADITADYCSDPNGMILLTAHPDNMSYLWSTGQTTQQIAVDIVGIYSVTVTNPATGCHKTDFLDVSIEMVEDGHFTNFNPSDVTFYTEYELRQELYYGGDWTYYRPNYAGYAVHESAWAGCDPCDWVGCCPNPIGGHPGWHGRDHTNNTVGPRNFMLVDGAQEPLVIWQNEIDVDPGTTYYFSAWAMNVECAHPAGELQFEINGTPIGISADLNAPDYVNNHCPSNEAKVNLDNWVRFWGEWTADAETAIVKIVNLDLFETGNDFGLDDISFGTLQPPPLIIDPEVEGENSSVCEGETIQLLSNVTNGLEPFTFLWEGPEDFSSTEEDPAIPNSILANGGEYTLTVWDASGCPPVSQTFIVYVIASAKVNAGEDQVLCASSPTTIQLNGSISGSASSSLWSTSGDGSFDDIYEPITIYNCGTQDIIDGSVILTLTTNDPDGVCPSVSDDMTIIFHPAVSVIITEIIPPLCYGYSDGSITASATEGTAPFQYSWNTVPVQNTPTAINLAAGTYAITVTDANGCTSSETVTLPEPEPLIIDEEVQYTEPSCYNGNDGTAWVTIISGESPTYLWSNGQTDPVATGLSAGVYWVTITSANDCSSTSLIVVITQPDPPDIDCPGNIITSPNPGYNYATVTIDPPLITAPGITYLTWEASPPSAGNGNGLIPDDWHFYSGVTTVTYTITDDCGNIADCSFTVTVLGAADLLITKSAYSVFIEDGEPIIYYDQAFTGGELIYTITVTNNGPAEAVNIIINDVILVLPLPLFSTDLITWNPWVTPYNVGNLGAGSSITLYIKGTVPIDHCENIGNTASVTSDTEDDDIDNNSVTISTQVEDNDPPTFATPGPFEFCVLDIYSALYDGEPEPWADIIPGRPDWYIVNDELDLDENAFSDNCCDPDESDEFIVYWRIDFDDGSFIPPLPDEYISGQPSAYPGGILLPGDGVNFEDLYHTITYRLEDCNGNLSDPVSFIITVKPRPDVQKVP, encoded by the coding sequence ATGAGTGATTACATATGGATTGGACCTAACGATTTTACATCCACTTTACAGAATCCAATAATCGATAATGTCACAATTGCTGCAGCTGGCACATATACATTGACAGTGACAGATATCTACGGATGCATGGCATCTTCAGAAACTATTGTGACAATTTATCCAACTCCAACTGCTGATAGCCCTGACGACCAGGCCTTTTGCTTTGGAGAAACTACACCTGTTATTCCGCTAACCGGTACGCCAGAAGGAGTGGTCTTCGATATATCAGGAGGCACGTCAATTGGGTTACCTAATCAAACAGGAGTCACTGAGATTCCTTCATTTATTGCTTTGACTGGAACGGCGACAATAACAATTACTCCACATGCCAATGGATGTACAGGATCACCTGTGACTTTTATCATCCAGGTATTTCCATTACCCAATGTCATTGCTATACCATCCTCACAAACAATTTGTTCAGGTGCCTACACCAATATAAATCTTACCAGCAATGTACCTAATACAACTTTTTCATGGATTATATTTTCGATAACGCCCCCTGGAAGCATTGCCGGAGCACTTGATGATGATGGGAATCAGATAATACAACAGTTATTTAATAATATAACATCTAATGCTGTTGTAATTTATAAGGTTTATCCTCATGCGAACAACTGCACAGGAATACCAGTAAACGTAACGATTACTGTAAAACCTCCTCATACTTTAATAATTAACGATCCTGATCCTGTGTGTACCCCATCTACAGTCGATCTGACAGATCCTTCCATTACTGAAGGCTCCTCACCCAATTTAATATTTACTTACTGGTTAGATGCTGCTGCAACCATGCCTTTGCCAAATCCATCATCCGTATCTACAAGTGGAACCTATTATATTAAAGGGCTTGATCCCTCCACTAATTGCTACACAATAAAACCGGTGGTTGTTATTATTAATTCTTCACCAACTTTAGTAATTAACAATCCTGAACCGGAATGCATCCCTGCGACTGTAGACATTACGGATGAATCAATCACAGAAGGTTCGACACCCGGACTTATTTTTACTTATTGGTATGATGCTGAAGCAACTGTACCTTATCCAACTCCTGAAACAGCTGAAAACGGGACCTATTATATAAAAGGCACAACTGATCTCGGATGCTATGATATACAACCTGTTGTTGTGACTATTTATTCTGATCTGGGAATTCCTGTCTTTGAATTAGGTGAGTTTTCAACAGCATGTTCTGGTAGTGAACCAATTATATATTCTGCTACTGCTGAAAATGCTATTACGTTGACTTATAGTTTGGATCCGACAAGTCTTGCAGCTGGTAACACCATTAATCCAAATACAGGGGAAGTTACATTCGCATCCGGTTATACAGGAACCATACTAATTACTGCTACTGCGACCGGCTGCGGGCCAAATACAACAGCAATTCATTCTGTAACTGTCTTACCTTCTCCAACAGTATCCTTAGTCGCTTCACCTACAACAATTTGTGAAGGGGAGAGTACTACATTAACTGCAACTAATTCGGGTGGTATTATTATGGACTCATATTCAGGTACATCTGGAAATGTAAATTTAAATATACCGAATAATAGTAATACTCAATATGCAAATTCAATAATTACATTAACTGGAAGTATGGGGGCTACCTTAGCACCTAGCGATATTTTAATTATTACATTAAACATTACTCATCAATATGATGCTGATCTAGATATATTTCTTATTGATCCAACTTTTACTAGAGCTATGTTATTATCCTCAGATAATGGAAATGATGGAAATGATTATAGAAACACTGTTTTAAGAACAGACGCAACAAATGTTATTGGTACAGCAGGAAATAATACAGCACCCTTTACGGGAACATATAGACCTGAAGGGACAATAACTACTGTTCCTGATAGGACAGGTGCAGCTAACTTTGGTAATTATAATTTAGTAGTTCCTGCAAACGCATTAAACGGTGCTCCTATTGATGGAAATTGGACTTTAAGGGTTTTCGATGATGCAACTCATTGGTGGTGGATACAAAATACAGGAAGTCTAGATAACTGGTCTATAGAAATTATTAAACCAATAGGCAGTGGATATACTACTGAAATAAGTGGACCACCGATCATAGGGGATGTCATTTATTCGGGAGCTAATAGTACTACAGCAACTGCTGTTGTTACTCCTCCAGTCGGAACCCATATTTATACAGCTATAACTCTTGATGGGAATCATTGTGAAGGGATCTCTAACCAGGTTACAATCGTAGTAAATCCTCTGCCTCAAGCAGATATTACAGCCGATTATTGTTCTGATCCGAATGGGATGATTCTGCTGACAGCACATCCAGATAATATGTCGTATTTATGGAGCACAGGGCAAACAACACAACAAATAGCGGTTGATATTGTCGGTATTTATAGTGTTACGGTTACAAATCCCGCAACCGGATGTCATAAAACAGATTTCTTAGATGTTTCCATCGAGATGGTAGAAGATGGACATTTTACAAATTTCAATCCTTCAGATGTGACTTTCTATACTGAATATGAGCTTCGTCAGGAATTATATTATGGAGGTGATTGGACCTATTATCGTCCTAATTATGCTGGGTATGCAGTTCATGAAAGTGCATGGGCGGGGTGCGATCCTTGCGATTGGGTTGGTTGTTGTCCTAATCCGATAGGTGGTCACCCGGGTTGGCATGGAAGGGATCATACTAACAATACTGTAGGCCCAAGAAATTTCATGCTTGTTGATGGTGCGCAGGAACCACTTGTGATTTGGCAGAATGAGATTGATGTCGATCCTGGGACTACCTATTATTTCAGTGCCTGGGCCATGAATGTTGAATGTGCGCATCCAGCCGGAGAATTACAGTTTGAAATTAATGGGACACCTATTGGAATAAGTGCAGATTTAAATGCTCCTGACTACGTGAATAATCATTGTCCTTCTAATGAAGCCAAGGTCAATCTGGATAATTGGGTTCGATTCTGGGGAGAATGGACTGCAGATGCAGAAACGGCTATTGTAAAAATAGTAAATCTTGATCTTTTTGAAACTGGAAATGATTTTGGATTGGATGACATTTCCTTTGGTACACTTCAACCTCCTCCATTGATTATTGATCCAGAGGTCGAAGGTGAAAATTCATCTGTCTGTGAAGGAGAAACAATTCAGCTCCTATCCAATGTCACAAATGGATTAGAACCATTTACATTTCTGTGGGAAGGCCCAGAAGATTTCTCTTCAACTGAAGAAGATCCTGCAATACCAAATTCTATATTAGCAAATGGTGGGGAATATACTTTAACAGTATGGGATGCATCTGGTTGCCCACCAGTAAGCCAAACATTTATCGTATATGTTATTGCATCTGCAAAAGTAAATGCAGGAGAAGATCAGGTATTGTGTGCTTCGTCTCCAACTACTATCCAATTAAATGGATCTATTTCTGGATCAGCCAGTTCAAGTTTATGGTCAACGAGCGGTGACGGATCATTCGATGATATCTATGAACCAATAACAATTTATAATTGTGGGACACAGGATATTATTGATGGCTCTGTTATATTAACTCTGACCACAAACGACCCCGATGGTGTTTGCCCTTCAGTCTCAGACGATATGACAATTATTTTTCACCCCGCTGTTTCAGTTATCATTACTGAAATTATTCCACCTCTTTGCTATGGTTATTCTGATGGATCCATAACTGCATCTGCTACTGAAGGTACTGCTCCTTTTCAATATTCCTGGAATACAGTCCCTGTTCAGAACACGCCAACAGCAATTAATCTGGCAGCTGGAACGTATGCGATTACAGTTACCGATGCAAATGGTTGTACTTCAAGTGAAACTGTCACATTGCCCGAGCCCGAACCTTTAATTATTGATGAGGAAGTTCAATATACTGAACCAAGTTGTTATAACGGAAATGATGGTACGGCATGGGTTACAATAATAAGTGGAGAATCCCCAACCTACTTATGGAGCAATGGGCAGACAGATCCCGTAGCCACCGGTTTGTCTGCAGGAGTGTACTGGGTAACAATTACTTCGGCAAATGATTGTTCTTCAACTTCTCTGATTGTAGTGATTACCCAACCCGATCCACCTGATATTGACTGTCCTGGCAATATTATTACCAGCCCAAATCCAGGATACAATTATGCAACAGTAACAATAGATCCCCCCTTAATTACCGCACCAGGAATTACATATTTAACCTGGGAAGCCTCTCCACCTTCGGCTGGAAATGGAAATGGCCTGATACCAGACGATTGGCATTTTTATAGTGGTGTTACTACTGTGACTTACACGATTACAGATGATTGCGGAAACATAGCCGATTGTTCTTTCACCGTTACTGTCCTTGGTGCAGCTGATTTATTAATCACAAAATCAGCCTATTCTGTATTTATTGAAGATGGCGAACCGATCATTTATTATGATCAGGCATTTACAGGTGGAGAATTAATCTATACAATTACTGTTACAAACAACGGTCCTGCAGAAGCTGTTAATATTATTATTAATGATGTTATTTTGGTATTACCATTACCATTATTCTCCACTGATCTGATAACATGGAATCCTTGGGTAACACCGTACAACGTTGGGAATCTTGGAGCAGGCAGTTCAATTACCTTGTACATTAAAGGAACAGTCCCCATTGACCACTGCGAAAATATAGGTAACACGGCAAGTGTAACTAGCGATACGGAAGATGATGATATAGACAACAACTCGGTAACAATAAGCACCCAAGTTGAGGATAACGATCCACCTACTTTCGCAACCCCCGGACCTTTCGAATTCTGTGTACTGGATATTTATTCAGCTCTTTACGATGGCGAGCCTGAGCCATGGGCCGATATCATACCGGGACGTCCTGATTGGTATATTGTTAATGATGAGCTTGATTTAGATGAGAATGCTTTTTCGGATAACTGTTGCGATCCTGACGAATCTGATGAATTTATAGTTTATTGGCGAATTGATTTCGATGATGGAAGCTTCATCCCTCCATTACCCGATGAATATATATCCGGGCAGCCTTCCGCCTATCCGGGTGGCATTTTGCTACCAGGTGATGGTGTAAACTTCGAAGATTTATATCACACAATTACATATCGACTGGAAGATTGTAATGGTAATTTATCCGATCCAGTAAGTTTCATAATTACTGTAAAGCCCCGGCCTGATGTTCAGAAAGTACCTTAA
- a CDS encoding helix-turn-helix transcriptional regulator: MKKITDFEELLTRKYGPRGTPERELYEKEALAFRLGIMLKEERKKAKLTQLDLANRTGTRKSYISRIERGKSDIQVSTFHRLVEYGLGKNLVIEIV, from the coding sequence ATGAAAAAAATTACAGATTTCGAAGAATTGTTAACACGAAAATACGGACCCAGAGGCACACCGGAAAGAGAGCTTTATGAAAAAGAAGCACTCGCGTTTCGACTGGGAATTATGCTTAAAGAAGAACGTAAGAAAGCGAAACTCACCCAGCTTGATCTTGCTAATCGAACCGGCACCAGGAAAAGCTATATTTCAAGAATTGAAAGAGGGAAAAGCGACATCCAGGTATCTACTTTTCACAGGCTGGTAGAGTACGGACTGGGAAAAAACCTGGTAATTGAAATTGTATAA
- the gmd gene encoding GDP-mannose 4,6-dehydratase yields the protein MMKVALITGITGQDGAYLAEYLLKKNYTVHGIKRRSSMFNTQRIDHLYQDPHLDNKNFILHYGDLTDSTNLIRIVQEIQPDEIYNLAAQSHVQVSFETAEYTANADALGTLRLLEAIRLLKLEKKTRFYQASTSELFGNAAEIPQTEATPFCPRSPYGVAKLYAYWITVNYREAYGIFACNGILFNHESPIRGETFVTRKITRAAARIALGIQDRLFVGNLSARRDWGHARDFVKAMHLMLQQDQPDDYIIATGVATEVRELVRMAFSEIGIELEFTGRGEEETGIVIACHNPEYQLDKGTVVVEVDKKYYRPTEVDILQGDASKARRELGWEPECTLADLVREMMESDIALMKKELFLKDHGYEVMGYFE from the coding sequence CTGATGAAAGTGGCACTGATCACCGGAATAACTGGCCAGGATGGCGCGTACCTGGCAGAATACCTTCTGAAAAAGAATTACACGGTTCACGGGATCAAGCGCCGGAGCTCGATGTTCAACACCCAGCGCATCGATCACCTGTACCAGGATCCGCACCTGGATAATAAGAACTTCATCCTGCATTATGGCGATCTGACGGACTCGACCAACCTGATCCGCATCGTACAGGAGATACAGCCGGATGAGATCTATAACCTGGCCGCCCAGTCGCACGTCCAGGTGAGCTTTGAAACGGCGGAGTATACGGCGAATGCCGACGCACTGGGGACACTCCGCCTGCTGGAGGCCATCCGGCTGCTGAAATTGGAGAAGAAGACACGCTTCTACCAGGCCTCCACATCGGAATTGTTCGGCAATGCAGCTGAGATCCCCCAGACCGAGGCAACGCCCTTCTGTCCCCGCAGCCCCTATGGCGTGGCCAAACTCTACGCCTACTGGATCACGGTGAACTACCGGGAAGCCTACGGGATCTTTGCCTGTAACGGGATCCTGTTCAACCACGAGTCACCCATCCGCGGCGAGACGTTTGTCACCCGTAAGATCACCCGCGCCGCGGCGCGCATCGCACTCGGAATTCAGGACCGGCTGTTCGTGGGCAACCTTTCGGCACGGCGCGACTGGGGCCACGCCAGGGATTTTGTGAAAGCAATGCACCTGATGCTGCAACAGGACCAGCCGGATGATTACATCATCGCCACGGGCGTCGCTACGGAGGTTAGAGAACTTGTCAGGATGGCTTTCAGCGAAATAGGCATCGAGCTTGAATTCACCGGCAGGGGTGAGGAGGAGACCGGGATCGTCATTGCCTGTCATAATCCTGAATATCAGCTGGATAAAGGCACCGTTGTCGTTGAGGTTGATAAAAAATATTACCGTCCCACGGAAGTGGATATCCTCCAGGGCGACGCCTCGAAAGCCCGCCGTGAACTCGGCTGGGAACCGGAATGCACGCTTGCGGACCTGGTGCGGGAAATGATGGAATCGGACATTGCCCTGATGAAGAAAGAACTGTTCCTGAAAGATCACGGGTACGAGGTGATGGGATACTTTGAGTGA
- a CDS encoding Txe/YoeB family addiction module toxin, with translation MRITFALNAWEDYTSWQSEDRKILKKVNELIKDIERSPYEGLGKPEPLKYDLAGLWSRRIDREHRLVYRVNDNEILIYSCRFHYD, from the coding sequence ATGCGAATCACCTTTGCCCTTAATGCATGGGAGGATTACACCTCATGGCAGTCGGAGGATAGAAAGATCCTGAAAAAGGTCAATGAATTAATTAAGGATATTGAACGATCTCCTTATGAAGGCCTGGGAAAGCCGGAGCCACTGAAATATGACCTGGCCGGATTATGGTCACGCCGCATCGACCGGGAGCACCGGCTGGTTTACAGGGTGAATGACAATGAGATCCTTATTTACAGCTGCAGGTTTCATTACGATTGA
- a CDS encoding class I SAM-dependent methyltransferase: MNENQYFDCINDELYAFSVHDFAEFRMLCSKEKDLINKIEQLENTLLENKNDQYTFNGICWVCNEAVDLSVDYEYSFLRNGIFIPNLRERLICPHCLLYARVRSIYHFLCTKINPDTTSSIYITEQTTPLFRLLKRKFPYVIGSEFLGKPGKFIADNFPGIRNEDLCDLTFDRDAFDYILTFDCFEHIYDYKKALKECFRCLKKDGTLFFSIPFYPYQENNILRAYLDDDGNIVHILPEEWHGDPISTGSLCFHNFGWQFIYDTNAIGFESVEVIFYWSSRFGYLGGLRPLFIAMK, encoded by the coding sequence TTGAATGAAAATCAATATTTTGATTGTATAAATGATGAATTATATGCATTCAGTGTTCATGATTTTGCTGAATTCAGGATGCTGTGTTCGAAAGAAAAAGATTTAATCAATAAAATTGAGCAACTTGAAAATACCCTGTTAGAAAATAAGAATGATCAATATACTTTTAATGGGATTTGCTGGGTTTGCAATGAAGCAGTCGATTTATCTGTTGATTATGAATATTCATTTCTTCGTAATGGGATCTTCATTCCAAATTTAAGAGAGCGGTTAATTTGTCCCCATTGTCTCCTATATGCCAGAGTGCGGTCAATTTATCATTTCTTATGTACCAAAATAAATCCTGACACAACTTCCAGCATCTATATAACCGAACAAACAACCCCCTTATTCAGATTACTGAAAAGAAAATTTCCTTATGTAATAGGGAGTGAGTTTCTGGGTAAGCCAGGGAAATTCATCGCTGACAATTTTCCGGGAATCAGAAATGAGGATCTTTGTGACCTCACGTTCGACCGGGATGCCTTTGACTATATTCTGACCTTTGATTGTTTTGAACATATCTACGATTATAAAAAAGCATTGAAGGAGTGCTTCCGGTGTTTAAAGAAAGATGGCACACTTTTTTTTTCCATTCCTTTTTATCCCTATCAGGAAAATAATATTTTAAGAGCATATTTGGATGATGATGGCAATATTGTTCATATACTCCCTGAGGAATGGCACGGTGATCCAATAAGTACAGGCAGTCTTTGCTTTCATAATTTTGGCTGGCAATTCATATACGACACCAATGCAATAGGATTTGAAAGCGTGGAGGTAATTTTTTATTGGTCATCGAGATTTGGTTATTTAGGAGGGCTCAGGCCTCTTTTTATTGCAATGAAATAA
- a CDS encoding helix-turn-helix transcriptional regulator, protein MKNKKSNVTTWSKIKDRQFGKIGTPRRDELERDFESFRIGILLRQARESKLMTQEQLAQRVSKKRSYISRIENDVSNITIKTLYEIVEIGLGGKVRIEIDWNEIDRFKLQTANSE, encoded by the coding sequence ATGAAAAATAAAAAATCAAACGTAACCACTTGGTCAAAGATCAAAGATCGTCAGTTCGGTAAAATCGGCACACCGCGTCGTGATGAGTTAGAACGGGACTTTGAATCGTTCAGGATAGGGATACTCTTGCGGCAAGCCAGAGAATCAAAACTCATGACTCAGGAACAGTTGGCACAACGAGTGTCCAAAAAAAGAAGCTACATTTCACGTATCGAAAACGATGTAAGCAATATCACGATTAAAACACTTTACGAAATCGTAGAGATCGGACTTGGAGGAAAAGTTCGGATAGAGATTGATTGGAACGAAATTGACCGTTTTAAACTTCAAACTGCGAATAGCGAATAA
- a CDS encoding DUF4160 domain-containing protein has protein sequence MAIISMFYGIIVSLYFFDNRRHHVPHIHVKYQEEEAIISIPEGTLIEGTLKSNKMKLVQAWIEIHQEELLANWELAMKGENIFKIEPLK, from the coding sequence ATGGCCATTATTTCAATGTTCTATGGAATTATTGTTTCGCTTTATTTCTTTGATAACAGACGTCACCATGTTCCTCACATTCATGTAAAATACCAGGAAGAAGAGGCGATTATTTCAATTCCGGAAGGAACCCTGATAGAAGGAACACTTAAATCAAACAAAATGAAACTTGTTCAGGCCTGGATTGAGATACATCAGGAAGAACTTCTGGCAAACTGGGAACTGGCGATGAAAGGTGAAAATATTTTTAAAATAGAACCATTAAAATAA
- a CDS encoding ORF6N domain-containing protein has protein sequence MTQDKSRLIVPDEVVMTKIYFIRGEKVMIDSDLAQLYEVETRRLNEQVRRNRDRFPEDFMFLLTQEEFDNLKSQIATSSWGGKRKLPYAFTEHGVLMLSSVLNSDRAVKVNIQIMRIYSRLRHLLLTHKDVLLRLEKIEHTLVGHDRKILLIFNYIKQLEKSRQQQEDQTNRKKIGFKR, from the coding sequence ATGACACAGGATAAAAGTCGACTTATTGTACCGGATGAAGTCGTAATGACCAAAATATACTTCATCCGAGGAGAAAAGGTAATGATAGACAGCGACTTAGCTCAACTATACGAAGTTGAAACGAGACGCCTTAATGAACAGGTCAGAAGAAACAGGGATCGATTTCCTGAAGATTTTATGTTCCTACTGACACAAGAGGAATTTGACAACTTGAAGTCGCAAATTGCGACTTCAAGTTGGGGAGGCAAACGGAAATTACCCTATGCGTTTACAGAACATGGGGTACTTATGTTATCCAGTGTCCTGAACAGCGACAGAGCAGTGAAAGTTAATATTCAGATCATGCGCATCTATAGCAGATTACGTCACTTGCTGCTTACACATAAAGATGTTTTGTTAAGACTTGAAAAAATTGAGCACACACTTGTGGGTCATGATCGTAAAATTCTCTTGATATTCAACTATATCAAACAATTAGAAAAATCACGGCAACAGCAGGAAGATCAAACCAATCGTAAAAAGATTGGATTTAAGCGGTAA
- a CDS encoding type II toxin-antitoxin system prevent-host-death family antitoxin codes for MKATNFTEFRTQLKKYLDEVENDNEILIIKRSNGDGAVLISLNEYNSLMETVHLLSSKANADRLYESIRQMKEGDVVHKDLTTD; via the coding sequence ATGAAAGCGACCAATTTCACAGAGTTCAGGACTCAGCTGAAAAAATACCTCGATGAGGTTGAAAATGATAATGAAATCCTGATCATTAAGCGAAGCAACGGCGATGGCGCTGTCCTGATCTCGTTAAATGAGTACAATTCGTTAATGGAGACCGTTCATCTGCTGAGTTCAAAAGCCAATGCGGATCGGTTATATGAATCTATACGGCAAATGAAGGAAGGCGATGTTGTTCACAAAGATTTAACAACAGACTGA
- a CDS encoding GDP-L-fucose synthase — MNHRSRIYIAGHRGMVGSAIVRCLAGSGYGNLVMRSHPELDLTDQQAVAAFFVKEKPEYVFLAAARVGGIVANNTYRAQFIFENLMIQNNILHQSYVHGVKKLLFLGSSCIYPKYATQPISEEQLLTGLLEYTNEPYAIAKIAGIKMCEAYNDQYGCDFIPVMPTNLYGPNDQYDFEHSHVLPALIRKIYLARCLEEGDFTAIQRDLAGQRSAGQRSAGQRSAGQRSAGQRSAGQQRSEATSRRKSGSAAGSQERVLRSAATKDLQHAEDILVTLSAYGIRKDPRGAVTLTLWGTGTPRREFLHVDDLARAVLFVMEKLHAGDIRTVIRDRDGRPEAVYSHLNIGSGTDLTIKELALLVSETIGFRGEIRFDPSKPDGTPRKLMDVSKINNLGWHPSIGLEEGIREVYRDYINFDF, encoded by the coding sequence ATGAATCACAGAAGTAGAATATACATCGCGGGACACCGGGGAATGGTAGGGTCGGCGATCGTCAGGTGCCTGGCCGGCAGCGGTTACGGGAACCTGGTGATGCGATCCCACCCTGAGCTGGATCTGACCGATCAGCAGGCAGTGGCGGCTTTCTTTGTAAAGGAAAAACCGGAATATGTCTTTCTGGCAGCAGCACGGGTGGGGGGGATCGTGGCCAACAATACCTACCGTGCTCAGTTCATCTTTGAGAACCTGATGATCCAGAACAACATCCTTCACCAGAGCTATGTGCACGGAGTGAAAAAACTCCTGTTCCTCGGCAGCAGCTGCATCTATCCCAAATATGCCACCCAGCCGATCAGCGAGGAGCAACTGCTTACGGGACTGCTGGAATATACCAACGAGCCCTACGCCATTGCCAAGATCGCAGGCATCAAGATGTGCGAGGCCTACAACGATCAATATGGCTGTGACTTCATCCCGGTAATGCCCACCAACCTTTACGGCCCGAACGATCAGTACGATTTCGAGCATTCCCACGTCCTCCCCGCCCTCATCCGTAAGATCTACCTTGCACGGTGCCTGGAGGAAGGTGATTTTACCGCAATCCAAAGAGATCTTGCAGGTCAGCGGTCGGCAGGTCAGCGGTCAGCAGGTCAGCGGTCGGCAGGTCAGCGGTCAGCAGGTCAACGGTCGGCAGGTCAGCAGCGGAGCGAAGCGACGTCCCGACGAAAGTCGGGATCAGCAGCCGGAAGTCAGGAGCGTGTCCTGAGGAGTGCAGCGACAAAGGATCTGCAGCATGCAGAAGACATCCTTGTGACACTATCGGCCTATGGCATCCGGAAAGATCCCCGCGGCGCGGTGACGCTGACGCTATGGGGCACGGGGACGCCGCGGCGGGAATTCCTCCACGTGGACGACCTGGCAAGAGCGGTGCTGTTCGTGATGGAAAAGCTCCACGCGGGCGACATCCGGACCGTGATACGGGACAGGGACGGGCGGCCGGAAGCGGTGTACAGCCACCTGAACATCGGAAGCGGCACCGACCTGACCATCAAAGAACTGGCGCTCCTGGTCAGCGAAACCATCGGATTCCGGGGAGAGATCCGTTTCGATCCCTCTAAACCCGACGGTACACCAAGAAAGCTTATGGATGTTTCGAAAATAAACAACCTCGGCTGGCACCCGAGCATCGGACTCGAAGAGGGAATCCGGGAAGTATATCGTGACTATATAAATTTTGATTTTTGA